GCGGTGAGGACCACCACGCCGGTCGCGTACCTCGCGAGCGTCTCGCGGAACTCGTCGTCGGACACCACCTCGGCCATGCGCCCATCGTCGCGTACGGTCGCCGCCGGTCGTCGTCAGGCCGGGTCAGGGCGACGGGCCGAGCGACCTGGCGCGTTCGGCGAGGAACTCCTGCTCGGCGGCGTTGTCGCTGAGCGCGAGCGCGGCCCGGTAGGCGTCGGCCGCCTCGGCGTGGCGGCCGAGGCGGTGCAGCAGGTCGGCCCTGGTCGCGGGCAGGTAGCGGTAACCGGTGAGGCGTCCCTCGCGCTCGAGTGCCTCGACCTCGGCGAGTGCCGCCGCCGGTCCGTCGACCATCGACACCGCCACGGCGCGGTTGAGCGCCACGACGGGCGACGGCCAGATCCGGAGCAGCTCGTCGTAGAGCGTACGGATCTGCGGCCAGTCGGTCGCGTCGTAGCTCGGTGCCTGCGCGTGCAGGGCGGCGATCGCCGCCTGCAGCGTGAAGCGTCCCGGTGGGCCGGCGGTCAGCGCGGCCACGACGAGCCGGTCGGCCTCGGCGATCAGGTCGCGGTCCCAGCCGGACCGGTCCTGCTCGTCCAGCCGCAGCAACCGGCCGTCCGCGTCGGTCCGCGTGGCGCGGCGCGCGTGGTGGACGAGCAGCAGCGCCAGCAGTCCCATGGCCTCCCGGTCGGCCGGGAGCAGCAGCCGCAGCAGGTGTGCCAGGTCGAGTGCGCGGTCGGTGAGCTCGTCGCGGACGAGCTCGTCGCCGGAGTGCGCCGTGTGCCCGGTGGCGTAGAGCAGGTGGACGACGGTGAGCACCGCGTGGACACGGGCGGGCAGCTCGTCGGGGGACGGCACGGCGTACGGGATGCGCGCCGCGGCGATCTTCTTCTTGGCCCGGGTGAGGCGTGCCGCCATCGTCGCCTCGGCGACGAGGAACGCGTGCGCGATGTCCGGTGTGGCCACGCCGCACACCAGGCGCAGCGTGAGCGCGATCCGAGCCTCCTCGGACAGCGCCGGGTGGCAGCAGGTGAAGATCAGTCGCAGCCGGTCGTCGGGGATGGAGTCGGTATCGGTGGTCGTGTCGAGCATGTCGGTGTCCTCACGGTCCACCAGCAGCGGGAGCTTGGCCCGGAGCGTCTGCTGGCGGCGGATCAGGTTGAGCGCGTCTCGTCGGGCGACGGTCGTCAGCCATGCGCCCGGCCGGTCGGGCACGCCGTCATGTGCCCAGGTGCGCAGCGCCTTGACGTACGCGTCCTGCACGATCTCCTCGGCCGCGTCGAGGTCGCGTGTCACGCGCACCGTCGCGGCGACCACGTAGGCCCACTCGCGACGGTGCGCGTCGGCGACGGCGCGCTCGACCTCGTTCATCGGATGGTGAAGAACTCCTCGAGCACCGGGGCGAGCGCGGCCGGGGAGACGGCGTGTGCCTCCTCGGCCAGGGTGTCGATGCTGCGGTGCCGCACGGTCGGCATGCCGTGGGCGAACGCCCGCGTGCCGACCTGCCAGAACTCGTCGCTCTTCTCACCGACGAGCACCAGTGCAGGGATCGTGAACCCCGCCCACCGTTCGAACGCCAGCGGCCTGCCCGACATCGTGTCGGCCATGACGCGGCCGTCGTACGCCGCGGTGTGCGCGACCGCCTCCATCAGGGCGAAGAACGGCTCGGCGCGCATTGCCCTGACGTCGTCGACCGGTAGGCCGACCGCCGTGGTCAGGGCATACTCCATCGCGTCGCCGCGACGGCCGGCTGCGATGAGTGCGTCGAGGCGTGCCACATAGTCGTCCGGCAGCGGCGGTCGACTGTCGTCGACGACGAACGGCGGCTCCCACATGGCCAAGCGCTCGACGGCGACGCCGCGGACGGCCGCCTGGAGCGCCAGCACGCTCCCGGAGGACATGCCGAGCACGGACGCCGAGCCGCCCACCGCGTCGATGACCGCGGCCAGGTCCTCGATCTCGCGCTCCACGGCGTAGGGCGCGGTGTCGCCGCTCTCGCCACGCCCCCGGCGCTCGTAGTGGGCGACGGTGAACCGGGGAGCCAGCAGCTCGGCGAGGCTTGCGGGGAACTGATCGATCGCCCGGTAGGTGTACGCGCCGTCGACGAGGACGACCGCCGGTCCGTCCCCGGTCTTCTCGACCGCGATCATGGTGCCGTCCTTGGACGTGATGTGTTCCATCGGAACGCTCCCTCAGCCCGGCTCGACGACGTCGAACCCGATCAACGGCCTGACCTCGACGCCGCCGTTCACGATCGGGGTCAGCTTGGCCAGCGCGAGCGCATGGTCGAGGTCACGTGCCTCGATCACGAACACCCCCGCCATGGCCTCCTTGGTCTCGATGAACGGACCGTCGGTCACCAGGTCGCCGCGGATGGACGTCGCCGTCCCCGACGGCTCCAGTGCCATCCCGGCGACGATCCGACCGCCCTGCTCGGCCATCCGGTCGGGCAGCTGCCCGTGGGCCTCCATCACCTCGGGCGGCATGTCGGCCACGCCGCCGGGGGTCTCGGTCTCGAAGATGAGGACTGCGTACTGGGTCATCAGGCCACCGCTTTCGTTGCGAAGAGGTCGTTCATCCAGGTGGTCCACGCCCGCTTGTTCGATGCCTCGTCGGCGCCCTCGGCGAACAGGTGGTGCGCCAGGCCGACCGGCCAGCCCCACGCGTCGCGGCCGTAGAACCGGCACAGGGCGTCCGCGCTGCGCACGCCGAGGAACCGGTCGGTGCGGTAGTCGACCACACCCTCGATCGGCGCGATGCCGGCAGGGTCAGCACGACCTCGTCGCCCTCGGCGGCACCGTCAGGCACGCCCATCGCCGTCAGCATCGCCGCGAACCCGCCGTCGGCCGAGGCCTCGGGGCCGTCCACGCGGAGGTACGCCGCGTCGCGGCCCGCGAAGTGGCGCAGGTACTCGCCGAGCGAGTGGTTGTAGAGGTCGGTGTGCAGCCGGCAGGCGTCGTCGTCGTCGTAGCCCTCGGCCGGCACCGTGCTGTTGTGCCGGAAGCGCAGGTACGTGCCCGTCCCGCGCGGCTCGAGCACGTAGTCGAGCTGGTTGAAGCCGTCGTTCTCGAACTCCACGCGTGTGGTGAAGTGCCGGGGCGGGTCCCAGACGGTCACCTTGCCGTCACCGTTGCTCAGGCCCTCCTCGGCGCCGCCCACCCACGGCTCGTAGTCGATCTTCCACAGCCAGCCGGCGGTGTGCAGGGTGAACGCGTCCCAGACCTCCTGCGGTGACGCGGGCAGCTCACCCTCCCACCTGACCTCGAACTCCCTCAACATCTCTCTCACCTCCCGGAGCCGTCTCTCGGCCCCTTCTATCTCCATCGACACGCGACCGTCCGCCGGATCGACAGTCGCAGCGAGGAATTCTCGGACGCCATCGAAGAAGCCGGAAGCGGCGTGTCGGATGGCCTCGAACAGGTGTTCGTCTAAGATCGACCCGTCGAGGTATCCACAGATGGGTGTGGCGGCAACCCAAGTGTCCGCACCACGTTCTAGCGTCGTCTCGACAGCACGCGAGCACGCACACACGACACGGGATGGCACCTGATGGCAGCACCTGACCGCGACAAGGCACTCGACACCGCCCTGGCGCAGATCGAGCGGCAGTTTGGCAAGGGATCCGTGATGCGGCTGGGCGACGACGGCCGCGTCCCGGTGTCGGTCATCCCGACCGGGGCCATCTCACTCGACGTCGCGCTCGGCATCGGCGGCCTGCCGCGGGGCCGGGTCGTCGAGATCTACGGTCCCGAGTCCTCGGGCAAGACGACGGTCGCGCTGCACGCCGTCGCGCAGGCGCAGAAGGCCGGCGGCACCGCCGCGTTCGTCGACGCCGAGCACGCCCTCGACCCGAGCTACGCCGAGAAGCTCGGCGTCGACACCGACAACCTGCTGGTCTCCCAGCCCGACACCGGGGAGCAGGCGCTCGAGATCACCGACATGCTGATCCGCTCCGGCGCGATCGACATCATCGTCATCGACTCGGTGGCCGCGCTCGTGCCGCGGGCGGAGATCGAGGGCGAGATGGGCGACAGCCACGTCGGGCTACAGGCGCGGCTGATGTCCCAGGCGCTGCGCAAGCTCACCGGCGTGGTCAGCACGTCGGGCACGACGACGGTGTTCATCAACCAGCTGCGGGAGAAGGTCGGCGTCTTCTTCGGCTCGCCGGAGACCACCAGCGGCGGCAAGGCGCTGAAGTTCTACGCATCGATACGCCTCGACGTCCGCCGGATCGAGACGCTCAAGGACGGCCAGGAGGCCGTGGGCAACCGGGTGCGGGTCAAGGTGGTCAAGAACAAGATGGCCCCGCCGTTCCGGCAGGCCGAGTTCGATCTGCTCTACAACGTCGGGATCAGCCGCGAGGGTGGCCTCATCGACCTCGGCGTCGAGCACGGCTTCGTCCGCAAGTCGGGTGCCTGGTACACCTACGACGGCGACCAGCTGGGCCAGGGCAAGGAGAACGCGCGCAATTTCCTGCGCGACAACCCCGAGCTGGCCGACGAGCTGGAGAAGCGGATCAAGGAGAAGCTCGGCATCGGGCCGACGCTCGACGATCCGGCACCGCCCCCGGCCGTCGACTTCTGACCCGGCCCACGGTGGCTGCTCGTCGCTCCCGCTCCCGCTCCCGGGCACCGGGCCCCGACGGCCCGAAGCCCGACACCCTGGCGGCCTCCGGGCCGCCGGGCGACCCGGAGTCGGTGGCACGCACGATCTGCCTGCGGCTGCTGGCCGCCACGCCGCGCACCAGGGCGGAGCTCGCCGAGGCGCTCGCGAAGCGTGAGGTGCCCGACGACGCCGCCGAGCGCGTCCTCGACCGGTTCACCGAGGTCGGGCTCGTCGACGACGTGGCCTACGCCGAGGCGTGGGTCCGCACCCGCCAGGCCGGCCGCGGGCTCGCCCGCCGCGCACTCGCGCACGAGCTGCGCCGTCGTGGGGTCGACGAGACCGTGGTGCAGTCCGCGGTCGACACGATCGACCCCGACGACGAACGCGCGACGGCCCGCGCCCTCGTCGACCGCAAGCTGCCGGCGAGCCGGCGGCTCGACCGCGACAAGCGGGTGCGCCGCCTCGCCGGCATGCTGGCGCGCAAGGGCTACTCGACCGAGACGGCCCTGAAGGTCGTCAACGAGGCGCTCGCGGAGGAGCGCGACTCCTGAACGGCGACGGGAGCCCGCGGGGCTTCTCGCCGGTAGTGCCATGGGCGTCCGGCAGCGGGCACGTGAGGGGCACCCTCACCGTGCCCTGCCCCGGTCGGGGTGCCCCTCACGGGTTCAGCGGACGGGCATCGGTCCGCAGGTCGTCAGACCGTGCGGAGCTTCAGGCGGTAGCCGTGCGCCTTGGCGTCGGAGAGCAGTGCCGCGAGCGACAGGCCGCCCTCGCCGGCAGCGGGCAGCTCCCCGTCGAGCGCGACGCCGACGGTGTTGACGATGCCGAGCGCCTGGTTGTCCGCGGTCAGGTCGGCGACCGGGCCGCCCGAGTACCCGTGGCACCGGAGCGACGAGTGGGCTGCGGCGCCGTCCGGCGACCGGGCCGAGGTCGCCCATCTCTGCGGCCGCCTCAGCGCGTACTTCTAGTCACCCTCACCCGCAGCGGCACCGGAGCGCGGTCAGGCGTACTGGCCGACGCAGAAGACGTTGTCTTCGGGGTCGGTGAGCACCGTCCAGGTGAGACCAGGCACGACCTGTTCGTCGACCACCGTCGCGCCGAGCGCGGTGAGGCGTTCGATCTCGCGCTCCCGGTCGTCGGCGCGCAGGTCGATGTGCACCCGGTTCTTGCCGGTCCGCGGCTCGGGGACCTGCTGCAGTGCGACCGCGGGCCCACCGTCGGAGGACGGCGCGAGCATGAGGAACGCGCCGTCCATGTCCATCATCACCTCGGTGCCGAGTGCCGCCGTCCAGAACTTCGCGAGACCGCGCGGGTCGACGCAGTCGATGGTCACCATGCCGATGCTCAAGGCCATGCCCCGACCCTAGCTCCGTCAGCCGATGGTCACGCCGAGCCCGTCGACGACCTCGGCGCCCGGCAGGGCGGCGAGGGTCCGACCGGGGAGCGCGAGCTTCGACCGGCGCACGCCGCTGCCGACCACGACCCACGGCGCGGCCGCGACCGCGGCGTCGACGAGCACCGGCCAGCCGTCCGGTGCGCCGACCGGGGTGATGCCGCCGTACTCCATGCCGGTACGGCTGACCGCGTCGTCGGTGGACGCGAACGACGCCTTGCGCACGTCGAGACGCCGGCGCGCGACGTTGTTGACGTCGGCGCGGGTCGTCGCGAGCACCATGCACGCGGCGTAGCGCGCCTCACCGGCACGCTTGCCGGTCACGACCACGCAGTTGGCGGACTCGTCGAGCCGTACGCCGTAGCGTTCGCAGAACTCGGCGGTGTCGGCGAGGTCCGGGTCGATCTCGGCGACGGTCACGTCGCCGGCGACCTCCGACGACTTCAGCGCGGCGACGACCGGGTCGGCAAGCAGGTCGGGACGGTCGAGTGCGGGGACCCAGACGAGCGTCACGCGTCACCGCCCGACAGCTCGACGACCGGGACGCCGGGCGGCTCGAATCCCATCACCTGGCCGTAGAACGAGAGCTCCGCCTCGGTGCTCGCGACGATCGACTCGGCCTTGCGGAAGCCGTGCTGCTCGCCCTCGAAGGCGATGTACGCGTGCCGGATTCCCTTACGTGCCAGGGCATCTCGGAACATCTCCGACTGCGAGGGCGGCACCACCTCGTCCTCGAGCCCCTGCAGCAGCAGGACGGGACACCGCACGTCGTCGACGTGCGACAGCGGCGCGCGCTCGACGTAGCGGTCGCGGGTCTCGGGCAGCGGGCCGATGAGGCCGTCGAGGTAGCGCGACTCGAAGTCGTGGGTGTCCTGCGCGAACTGCAGCAGCTCAGCGACGCCGAAGTAGGAGGTGCCGCACGCGAACGTGTCGGTCGACGTGACGGCCTTCAGCACGGTCCAGCCGCCCGCGCTGCCGCCACTGATCGCCAGTCGCCGCGGGTCTGCTCTGCCCTGGTCGGCGAGCGACAGCGCCGCCGCGACGCAGTCCTCCACGTCGACGATGCCCCACTGCTCGCGCAGCCGTTCGCGGTACGCGCGGCCGTAGCCGGTCGAGCCGCCGTAGTTGACGTCGACGATGCCGATGCCGCGGCTGGTGAAGTACGCGTACCCGAGATCGAGCTTCGCGGGCGAGCGCGCGGTCGGGCCGCCGTGCACGTGCACGACGTACGGTGGTCGCTCGTCCGCGGGCGCCGCGTAGCGCGGGTTCGTCGGCGGGTAGACGTTCGCGTGCACGTCGCGCCCGCCGGGACCGGTCAGCGTGACCTGCTCGGCCGGCGGCAGGTACGCGGCGTCGGGCAGGTCCGCGGGATCGATGCTCGTGCGCACCACCTCGGCGCCACCCGACGCGACGTCGACGACCAGCAGCGAGCCCTGGTCGGTCGGGCTGCTCGCGTGGAGCGCGACCCGGTGACCGTCGCCGGTGACCTGCGGTCCCCACTCCGTGTACGGGAGGTCGAGGTCGGTGAGATCGCCGGTCGCGGGGTCGAGCACGCCGAGTGCGTTGCCCTCGGGTCCGGAGTGCACGACGGCGATCCGCCCGTCCGCGAGCACGGTGTACGTCGCGAAGCCGACGAGCCACATGGGTGCGCCGAACTCCGCCTCGCGGGGACACAACGGTGCCGGCTCGCCGCCGCCTGCGGGCACCCGGTAGAGGTTCCACCAGCCGGTGCGGTCGGCCGCGACGTAGAGCGACTCGTCGTCGACCCACTCCGGCTGGAACACCGACTCGCTCTCGGTACGCCCGTCGGGACCCGCCCGGCCGCCGAGAACGGTGTGCCACTTCCCGACGGTGCCGTCGGCGGTCAACTCGCCGACGCGCAGCTCGGTGGCGTCCCACGGCATGTCGGGGTGCTCCCAGGCCAGCCAGGCGAGCCGGCGCCCGTCCGGCGACACCCGTGGGTTGGCGAGGAAGTGCGAGCCGGCCACGACCTCCCGTACGGCGCGCTCGTCGTCGGCCCCGGACCCGTCGAGCGGGACGGCGACGATGTGGCGGCGCAGCGTGCTGCCGTCGTGTCGCTCGCGCACGGCGAGCACCTCAGGGCCGCCCGGCGCGACCAGGTCGGTGTACCGCAGCGCCGCGGGCGCGGCCGGAGCGGGCGTGAGCGGGACAGGGGTGTCGGCACCGGGGTCGAGCCGGTACATCCGGTGGTCGGCCCAGTGCGTGAAGACGATCGCGTGCCCGCCCTCGACCGGCGCGGCGACCCACGGCCGGCCGCCGTACTCGTGGACGCGGTTGCGCAGCCACCACGGCGCGGCGAGGACCTCGGTCACCGTGCTGTCGGCGTCACGGCGCATCAGCGTGTCGCGGCCGCCCTCCTCCGGGCGGCTCTCCACCCAGTGCAGCGTGTCGCCGACGAAGCCCGGCCAGCCGAGCCTGCGGGACGAGCCGGCGAGCCGCCGCGCGTCGATCGGGGACTCCCACGCGCCGTAGGGCGCGACGATGCGTTCGCTCATACCGGCATCCTGCCAGGCCCGGTGCGTGACGTCGTCGGCTACACGGCGCCGCCCGCTGCGGTCGTCGGTGCCGTCGCGAGGACGGCACGCCCCTTGCGCCGCTGCCTGCCCTCGAGGATCTGGGCGATCTTCGACAGCGTGTAGTTGATCGCGATGAAGACGACCGCGAGCACCAGCCCGGTGACGATCGGGTTGCCGTAATTGCTGTAGATCTGCTTGCCGACGCTCACTGCCTCGGGCGAGGCGATGATGAATCCGAGGGCGGTGTCCTTCAGCGCGACCACACACTGGCTGATGATCGCCGGCAGCATGATGCGGACCGCCTGCGGCGTGAGGATCGACAGCATCACCTGGGTCTTGCGCATGCCGATCGCGTACGCCGCCTCGCTCTGCCCCCGCGGCACGGCGTTGATGCCGGCGCGGAACGTCTCCGCGAGCACCGAGCCGTTGTAGAGCATCAGCGCGATGATGAGCGCGCCGTACCGTCCGGTGGTGTCGCCGAAGCCGAGGAAGATCGCCAGGATCATCAGCACCAGGGGGACCGCACGGAAGAACTCGACGACCACGATGCTGGGTATCCGCAGCAGGGCGCTGTCGGACAGTCGACCGGCGGCGAAGATCACGCCGAACGCGATCGACAGGGCGATGGCGAGAACGGCGGCGAGCAACGTCAGCCCGAAGCCCTCGACAACGCCGAACACGATCTCGGGGTCCTGGAACGGCTCCCAGGCGTCGCCGGTGATCTGCTCGCTCGCGTACAGCCGGTACGCGATGTACGCGACCAGCGCCGCCGTGCCGATCGACGTGAGCACGCCGTACACGCCGTGCCGTACCCGCGCCCGAGGACCGCGGACGTCGAACAGGGTGGTGCTCACCGGATCACCGCCAGACGCTTCTCGAGCCGGGACGCGATCCCCGCGAGCACGAAGACGATGATCACGTATCCCAGCGCCGTGCCGACGAAGAGCGGCCACAGCGCGCTCGGGTGCCTGTTGTACAGGAAGTGGAACGTCTGCGTCGCCTCGATCACGCCGAACGCCTCGGCGATCGCCGAGTTCTTGACCAGTGCGATGAAGATGCTGGCGAGCGGCGGGATCGCGGTGCGGATCGCCTGCGGCAGGATGACCGACCGCAGTGTCTGGCCGAACGTGAAGCCGATCGACCGGGCCGCCTCGGCCTGGCCCTGCTGCACGGAGTTGATGCCGGAGCGGATGGCCTCGCACATGAACGCCGCGGTGTAGAGCGACAGCGTCACGACCGCGCGGGCGAAGAAGCTGATCTGCACGCCGAGGAACGGCAGCCCCGCCACGAACACGATGAACAGCACGACCAGCGGGGTGTTGCGGAAGATGTTGACGTACGTCGTGCCGACCGCGCGCAGGACCGGCACCGGCGCCACCCGCATGCCGGCGAGCACCGCACCGAGGGCGAACGCGATAAGCCCCGCGGCGCCGAAGAGCTGCAGCGTCAGGAGAAACCCGCGGAGGATCCGCGGCAGGTTCTCGATCAGTGCGTCCACGCCACATCCTTTCCGGCAGCGAGAGAGCCCGCGCCGTACGGGAGACCGAGAGGGTCACCCGTACGACGCGAGCGGGTGGTGCGCGTTACTGGCAGGGGTCCGCGGTCGGCGGCGTGGGCTCGGGCACGTCGGCCTTGCCCAGCGTGTCCTTGAACGCCGTGGCCCACTTGCCGTCGTCGATCGACGCCTTCACGGTCTTGTTGAGGAACTCGCACAGCTTGGTGTCGCCGTGCTTGTACCCGATGCCGTAAGGCTCCTCGGTGAACTCCTCACCGGCGACCTTGAGCTCGTCCGGGTCCTCGGCCGCGTAGCCGAGCAGGATCGCGCCGTCGGTGGTGACCGCGTCGACCGACCCGCTCTTCAGCTGCGTGACGCACTCGGAGTACGAGCCGAACGGCACCGGCTTGGCGCCGTACTTCTCCTCCACCGAGTCGAGCGAGGTCGAGCCCGTCACCGAGCAGACCTTCTTGCCCTTGATGTCCTCGTTGGTCTTGAACCAGGTGGCGTCCTTGGCGATGAGGAACTGCTGGCCTGTGACGTAGTACGGGCCGGCCTGGCCGACGATCGTGCGACGCTCGTCGTTGATCGTGTAGGAGGCGAGGACGAGGTCGACCGTGCCCTTCTGGATGAACGGCTCGCGGTTCGCCGACACCGTCTCGACCCACTCGATGCCGTCGGGCTCGATGCCGAGCTCGCCGGCGATGAGCTTCGCGATCTCGATGTCGAAGCCCTGGGGGGTGTCGGTGCCGGGCTTCTTGAAGCCGATGCCCGGCTGGTCGAACTTCACGCCGATCTTGATCTTGCCGGCTTCGTTCCACTTCGCCATCGTCGTGCCGGCGGGGAACGAGGCGTTGTCCTTCACCTCGACGTCGCCACCGCCACCGCCACCGCAGGCGGTCATGGTGAGGGCGAGCGCGGCACCCACCGCGAACGCGCCGAACCACCGTTTGCCGAATCGCATGCTTACTCCTTCTGCCGCCTGGTGAGGGTCTGTCAGTGCTTGAGGATCTTCGAGAGGAAGTCCTTCGCCCGCTCCGACGTCGGGTTGGCGAAGAACTCGGTCGGCGTGCTCTGCTCCACGATCTGTCCGTCGGCCATGAAGCACACCCGGTTGGCCGCGCTCTGGGCGAAGCCCATCTCGTGGGTCACGACGATCATGGTCATGCCGCCCTCGGCGAGGTCGACCATGACGTCGAGAACCTCCTTGATCATCTCAGGGTCGAGAGCCGACGTGGGCTCGTCGAAGAGGATCGCCTTCGGCTCCATCGCCAGTCCCCTGGCGATCGCCACCCGCTGCTGCTGGCCGCCGGACAGCTGCGCCGGGTACTTCTGCGCCTGGTTGGCGACGCCGACCCGTTCGAGCAGCTTCATCGCGGCCGCCTCGGCGTCGGCCTTGGCGAGCTTGCGGACCTTGATCGGCCCGATCGTGACGTTCTCCAGGATGGTCTTGTGCGCGAACAGGTTGAACTGCTGGAAGACCATCGCCACCTCGGAGCGCAACCGGGCGAGCTCGCGTCCCTCGGCGGGCAGCGGCTGCCCGTCGAGCGTGATCGTGCCCTTGTCGATCGTCTCCAGGCGGTTGATCGCACGACACAGGGTCGACTTGCCCGACCCGGACGGGCCGATGACGACGACGACCTCGCCGCGGGTCACGGTCAGGTTGATGTCCTGCAGGACGTGCAGGTCACCGAACCACTTGTTGACCCCGTCGAGGACGATGAGGTCGTCGGTGGGGGTCGCGTCGCCGGCTGCCGGCTGCTCCGCCGTGGTGGTCATCCGAGGGTCTCGTGTCGAACCTTCATGGGAGCGCAACGTAGCTGTATTCGCGCGTTCGTGCACCCCTCTCGGCCACTGTGCGGCCGTGTTGTGATCAACCGGACGACGGCCGACGTCCCGACGCGGATGCGGTCGGAGGAGTGTTCGAGGTGTGTACGGGTGCACGCCCGTGACCGCCCGACCGCGTACCGTCGGGTCCGTGACCGGGAACAAGGGACTCGCGCTCGTCGTGGAGGACGAGCGGCCGATCGCGGACCTGATCCGCCTCTACCTCGAACGCGACGGCTTCGACGTGCGGGTCGCGGGCGACGGCCGCGCGGCCCTCACCGCGGCCGAGGAGTCGAAGCCGGTGGTCGTGATCCTCGACATCCGGCTGCCCGAGCTCGACGGCATGCAGGTATGCCGCGCGCTGCGTGAGCGGGGCGACTGGACACCCGTGCTCTTCGTGACGGCCCGCGACGACGAGATCGACCGGGTGCTCGGGCTGGAGCTCGGGGCCGACGACTACGTCACCAAGCCGTTCAGCCCGCGTGAGCTGGTGGCGCGGGTCGCCGCCGTGCTCCGTCGCTCCCGGAGCGAGGTCGACGGCGAGCCGGTCCTGCAGGCCGGTGCCGTACGGCTCGATCCAGGCGAGCGCCGGGTCTGGGCCGGCGAGACCGAGGTCGAGCTGACGACCACGGAGTTCGACCTGCTCGCCCACCTGATGCGCCGTCCCGGGCGCGTGTTCGAGCGCGACGAGCTGCTCACCCAGGTGTGGGGCTACCGCTCCATCGTGGGCAGCCGCACCGTCGACGTCCACGTCGCCCAGGTCCGCGCCAAGCTCGGCGACAACAGTCCGATCCGGACGGTCCGCGGGGTCGGCTACTCGGTGCAGAAGGCCTGACGGTGGCCGACCGACCGGTACGGCGCACGCTGTCCGCGCTCGCCGTCCGCATCGCCGTGGTGACGACGGCGGTCGCGGTCGTGGTGGTCCTCATCGCCGGGCTCGTCTCGCTCGGCCTCGTCCGCAGCGCGGCGGAGGAGCAGTCACGCGACGCGCTCGGCCGGCAGGCCGACGTCGCCCAGCAGCTCATCGACGCGACGCCCAAGCACCCCCAACGGACGCTCAAGGCGTTGCGCAAGCAGGGCCAGGACATCACGGTCGCGCGGTTGCTCCCCAGCGGTGTGCTGCGCGGTGACCGCCTCGCCCGGCTGGCCGTGGAGCCGAAGCTGGAGGCGGTGCGCCGCGGCGAGAAGCTGAGATACAGCACGACGATGACCGGACGCACCTGGTACGTCGAGGTGCGCCCGCTCCTCTCCGGCGGGTCCGTCATCCTCGCCCAGCCGGCGGCCACCGGCTCCGGGCTCGTCGGCTCGGTGGTCGGCCGCACGCTCGTCGCCCTGCTCGTCGGGCTCGCGGTCGCCGTGCTCGCCGGTGGGCTGCTCGCCTGGCGGATGGCCGCACCGCTCAAGCGGGCGGCCGTTGCCGCCAGGCAGCTGGCGTCGGGACGTCGCGACGTGCGGGTGGTGCCCGAGGGGCCCACCGAGGTCGCCGAGGTCGCCGAGTCGCTCAATGTCCTGGCCGACGCGCTCGCCCAGAGCGAGGGGAGGCAGCGCGACTTCCTGCTGTCGATCTCCCACGAGCTGCGCACGCCGCTCACCGCGGTCAAGGGCTTCGCCGAGGCGCTGGCCGATGGCGTCGCGACCGGCGACGCCGCTCAGCTGGCCGGGCGCACGATCGTGTCGGAGTCCGACCGCCTCGAGCGGCTCGTCGCCGACCTGCTCGACCTGGCCAGGCTGGGCGCGCAGGACTTCCAGGTCGAGCCCGCTCGCGTCGACCTCGCCGACCTGATGCGCAGGGCGGCGGACGTCTGGGCCACCCGCTGCGAGGCGGTGGGCGTCGTCTTCCGTGCCGAGCTGCCCGCGGAGGCGGTCCCGGTCATCACCGACCCCGCGCGCGCCCGGCAGATCATCGACGGCCTGGCCGAGAACGCCCTGCGCGTCACCCCGGCCGACCGGCCGATCGTCTTCGCGCTGCGGCGGGAGGGCGGGTACGCCGTGCTCGAGGTACGCGACGGCGGGCCGGGGCTCACCCCCGACGACTGCGCCGTCGCGTTCCAGCGTTCCGTGCTGTA
The sequence above is drawn from the Streptosporangiales bacterium genome and encodes:
- a CDS encoding HAMP domain-containing protein produces the protein MADRPVRRTLSALAVRIAVVTTAVAVVVVLIAGLVSLGLVRSAAEEQSRDALGRQADVAQQLIDATPKHPQRTLKALRKQGQDITVARLLPSGVLRGDRLARLAVEPKLEAVRRGEKLRYSTTMTGRTWYVEVRPLLSGGSVILAQPAATGSGLVGSVVGRTLVALLVGLAVAVLAGGLLAWRMAAPLKRAAVAARQLASGRRDVRVVPEGPTEVAEVAESLNVLADALAQSEGRQRDFLLSISHELRTPLTAVKGFAEALADGVATGDAAQLAGRTIVSESDRLERLVADLLDLARLGAQDFQVEPARVDLADLMRRAADVWATRCEAVGVVFRAELPAEAVPVITDPARARQIIDGLAENALRVTPADRPIVFALRREGGYAVLEVRDGGPGLTPDDCAVAFQRSVLYERYRGVRRVGTGVGLALVHGLATRLGGAASAGRAREGGACFAIRLPL